A stretch of DNA from Kazachstania africana CBS 2517 chromosome 3, complete genome:
CAAGCAAAAATTATGGTGGACAAAGCGTTACCCAAATTAGAATCTTTAGGTGGTCTTGTTGCATGTACAGAACGTTCCAGAGGACCAATTTCTATCAATAGACCATATAGACAATGGGATTATCCATTTGGTTGGGCACCTCATCAAATACTTGCATGGGAAGGTCTCTGTGATTATGGTTATACTGCAACTGCAACAAGATTATCTTATAGATGGCTTTATATGATGACAAAGGCTTTTGTAGATTATAATGGTATCGTTGTAGAAAAATACGATGTTACAAGAGGCACAGATCCGCATCGTGTAGAGGCCGAATATGGTAATCAAGGTGCAGATTTTAAAGGTGTTGCTAAAGAAGGTTTTGGTTGGGTCAATTCTAGCTATTTATTAGGACTAAAATTTATGAATAGTCATGCAAGAAGAGCTCTAGGTGCATGTATTCCACCTGGTCCATTTTTCAAGAGCTTGAAAGCagaggaaaagaaactATACGGTTTGTCTTGATGgtattaattttcttttcacctCTGGCTTATCTATATAAATTGTAcataaataaaattcaatcatTGGGACGGTTTAGTTAAAGaaataaaacaaatatCAAACATACATGCTAGAATTagaattaaaattaaaatatatgtatgaaaaaaaaaaaattactattaatttgattttttttaaaaatttcgttcttttaaatgaataaaatacCCTATATTACAATACCCGTTATATAAAAAACCCTacattattatcaaattataTTGTTTTATTTACAATTCATTACTAACTTTAAGCTTGGgtggaagaagaatatttagTGACAGCTCTGGTACCTTCAGAAACAGCGTGCTTAGCTAATTCACCTGGTAAGATTAATCTAACGGCGGTTTGAATTTCTCTAGCAGAGATAGTAGATTTCTTGTTGTAAGCAGCTAATTTGGAGGCTTCAGTAgcaattctttcaaagatatcGTTAACAAAAGAGTTTAAGATAGACATGGACTTTTGTGAAATACCGGTATCTGGATGAGTTTGCTTTAAAACTTTGTAGATGTATGAAGAGTAAGTTTCCTTTCTAGCCTTAGTTCTCTTCTTACCTTCGACACCAGTAGCGGTCTTCTTGGCGGCTGGTTTCTTTTCAGCAGGGGCTTTGGAAGCAGGTTTCTTTTCAGCTTTGGCAGACATTGTTATTGTTGGTTTATTGTGTTTGTATTGATTATACCTTAAAAACTAACTGAAGCTTAAGAGTAAAAAGCGTAGTAAACACAATTCAAAGTTTCCATGATTCAGGTTTCTCATTCtcatttatatactttGATTAAAGAATTTCTCATTCTCATTTCTGAGTAACAAACAAAACAAACCACCACTAAACCTTTTCTTGCCATACCCATTGAAGCCCACCACTAACAAATTACTACTGTTCCCTCTCAGCGAAACTGTCAGCACGGGTGACGCGAAACTTTCAGCACGAAACCCCGGGGGAGCAACGAGATTCTCAGCGGCGAAAACCGCGCGCGCCTTCTGAAAATTTCGCAGTGCGGtggtttttttttgttctttttgCCCCCGTTCCAGGAATTTCATACTGTTCTCGGAATGGCGTGAAACTGCGAGAATAAAGGAGGGGCCCACACTGCGAAATTTTCGAGTCTTGTGATGCGAAAAGATTAAAAGTGGGAAACGCGGTGTAGTTTATGGCTGATTAAAGAGGGCAGTTATGTTGTCGAGAGGAAGTGGGAAAGAGTATATAAGGTAAGGAAAGAATTGATGTTTGAAGTAGTAAATTGTGTGTCTTGTTGTCTTAAAGTTTGAAGTAGTAAAAACAACTCATACAAATAACAAATAcacaataaaaaatgtcCGGTGGTAAAGGTGGTAAAGCTGGTTCAGCTGCTAAAGCTTCTCAATCTAGATCTGCTAAGGCTGGTTTAACTTTCCCAGTCGGTAGAGTTCACAGATTATTAAGAAGAGGTAACTACGCCCAAAGAATTGGTTCTGGTGCTCCAGTCTACTTAACTGCTGTCTTAGAATATTTAGCCGctgaaattttagaattGGCTGGTAACGCTGCTAGAGATAACAAGAAGACTAGAATTATCCCAAGACATTTACAATTAGCCATCAGAAATGATGACgaattaaacaaattgTTAGGTAACGTCACTATTGCTCAAGGTGGTGTCTTACCAAACATTCACCAAAACTTATTACCAAAGAAATCTGCTAAACCAGGTAAAGCATCTCAAGaattataaagaaaagaataaaatcTTTCTATTTGGTAATATATAAGGgttgagaaaaaaataatgggtaaaatatttatataacaGCAATTGTCTATATAGTATCTTGAATCAGCAAACACGGCGCTGTTTTGCGGTTCAATTATGTGTAATATTAGTTTATAACTTTTAATATTTCAGCTTTAtgatatttcttcttttgtacTATTTTGAACGAAATCATTACGCCTTGatcatttgaattcttctttgtttACATAATATTggtaaaattaatattttgttcaaaaaAGGATGAATTACCACCAGTGAGCAAAgaatttataaaaaataaacat
This window harbors:
- the KAFR0C00780 gene encoding histone H2A (similar to Saccharomyces cerevisiae HTA2 (YBL003C); ancestral locus Anc_3.208) codes for the protein MSGGKGGKAGSAAKASQSRSAKAGLTFPVGRVHRLLRRGNYAQRIGSGAPVYLTAVLEYLAAEILELAGNAARDNKKTRIIPRHLQLAIRNDDELNKLLGNVTIAQGGVLPNIHQNLLPKKSAKPGKASQEL
- the KAFR0C00770 gene encoding uncharacterized protein (similar to Saccharomyces cerevisiae HTB2 (YBL002W); ancestral locus Anc_3.207), which encodes MSAKAEKKPASKAPAEKKPAAKKTATGVEGKKRTKARKETYSSYIYKVLKQTHPDTGISQKSMSILNSFVNDIFERIATEASKLAAYNKKSTISAREIQTAVRLILPGELAKHAVSEGTRAVTKYSSSTQA